The Cellulomonas sp. S1-8 genomic sequence TCGGTCGCGAAGCCGACGAGGTTGTCGCTGAAGAGCGCGAAGCCGGCGTTGTTGAACGCCGACACGGCGTGGAAGACCCCCAGCCACAGGCTCCTGGCCACGGGCACGTCGTACGCCGTGTGGAACCGTGCCGCGAGCACGAGCGCCGTGACGGCCTCGACCGCCAGGCTCACCCGGGCCACGCCGAGCAGCACCGTCCGGACGTCGCCGAGGCCCTGGCTCTTGGTCTCGGTGGCCGCGAGGAGCCGCGAGCCCAGACCGAGCCGGCGGGAGATCAGCAACCCGAGCAGCGACGCGAGCGTCATGATCCCGAACCCGCCGACCTGGATCAGCACGAGGATCGTGACCTGACCGAACGGCGACCAGGCGGTGGCGGTGTCCACGACCGCGAGCCCCGTGACGCACAGCGCCGACGTCGCCGTGAAGAGCGCCTCCAGCGGGCGGGCACCTCCCGGACCGGTGCGTGCGACCGGCAGCATGAGCAGCACGGTCCCGACGGCGATCCCGACCGCGAAGCCCGCCACGACGGTCCGGGCGGGGTGGTGGATGCCGAGCCGCCGCCGCGGACGTGGCCTGCCGGGCACCGGACGCCGGGGGCGCGCGTCGAAAAGGGCGACCATGAGCCGGGGTACCTCTGCTGCCGGGACCCGGACCGGGGCGGTCCGCCGCGCCGGCAGGACGCCGGTGCGACGTCGGACTCTAGGCGTCACCGGTACGGCCGGCGCCGGACGAAGCGGGCGCCGGGCATCAAGATTTCGTCAGGATCGACGCCCGCCCGTCCGCGACGCCCGCCCGACCGGGACGTCGCCCGTCGCCGTCGCTCGGGCCGGGTGGCGGCGCCGGGTGTGCGAGCCTGGGCGACGTGCCGAGCCGGGGGAGTGCGCGCGAGCTGGTCCGGGGCGTCCTGCCCGGTCGCGTCGCGCGCCGTCGTCGTGTCGCCGGGTTCGCCCTGGCGCTGCTGGGCCTGCCCCTGGGCAGCGTCCTGCTGCTCGCCGCGCGCGACCAGGCCGCGCTGGGCAGCGTGCTGCTGGTCTACCTGCTGGGGGTGGTCGTCGTCTCGGCCGTCGGCGGGCTGCTGCCGGGGCTCGTCTCCGCGGCGGCGTCGTTCGCGCTGGCGAACTGGTTCTTCACCCCGCCGTTCCACACCCTGACCGTGGCGCGCCGCGACACCCTCGTCGAGCTCGTGGTCTTCGCAGCCGTGGCGGTCGTGGTCGCGGCGACGGTCGAACTCGCCGCCCGCGACCGGCAGCGCTACCAGCACGACCTCGACGTCCAGCGCGCGCGCACCCGCGAGCTCGCCGCGGCGGACCGGGTGCGGGCGGCGCTCCTCGCATCGGTCGGGCACGACCTGCGCACGCCCCTGGCCAGCACGAAGGCGGCGGTGAGCAGCCTGCGGCAGCCCGGCGTGCAGTGGCCCGACGACGCCCGTGCCCGGCTCCTGGAGACCATCGAGGACTCGACCGACCGCCTGACGCGGCTCGTCGCGAACCTGCTGGACATGACGCGCCTGCGGTCGGACGCCGTGACGGTGCGGACGACCGCGGTCGCGCTCGACGAGGTCGTCTCGCGCGCCGTCCTGCACGAGCACCTCGCGCACGTCGACGTCGTCGTCGCGGACGACCTGCCGCTGGTGGTGGTGGACCCGGGCCTCCTCGAGCGCGTCCTGGAGAACCTGGTCGAGAACGCCGTCCGCTTCAGCCCTCCCGGCGTCCGCGTCGAGCTGCGCGCCGACGTCCGCGACGCCGGCGCAGCCGAGGGTGCAGCGCCCGGGGGAGCGCCACCGAGCGTCGAGCTCGCGGTCGTCGACCACGGCCCCGGGATCCCGCCCGAGCGCTGGGAGCAGGTCTTCACCCCCTTCCAGCGGCTCGACGACCGCGACGCCGGCTCCCACGTCGGTCTCGGCCTGGCGATCGCGCAGGGGCTGAGCGAGGCGATGGCGGTCCGGCTGAGCCCGTCCACGACACCGGGAGGCGGCCTGACGATGACGCTGCGCCTCCCCACGGCCGCACCGTGACGCGCCTGCTGCTGGTCGAGGACGACGCGGCGCTCGTCGGCATCCTCGAGCTCACGCTCCCGGCCCACGGCTTCGAGGTGCACGCGACTGGCCTCGGCGGCCACGCGCTGCACGTCGCGCGGACGTTCCAGCCCGACGTGGCCGTCGTCGACCTGGGCCTGCCCGACGTCGACGGGCTCGAGGTCGTCCGCGCCCTGCGCGCCCTGTCGGACATCCCCGTCCTGGTGCTGTCCGCCCGCGACACCCAGCACGACAAGGTCGGTGCCCTGGACGTCGGCGCCGACGACTACGTGACCAAGCCGTTCGGCATGGACGAGCTCCTCGCGCGCCTGCGCGCCGCGCTGCGCCGGGTGGCCCCCGGCGACCGGGCGATCGTGTTCCGCACCGACCACCTCACGATCGACCGGGCGGCCCGCCGTGTCGAGCGCGACGGTGCACGCGTGCACCTCACGCCGACGGAGTGGGGCGTCCTGGAGGTCCTCATGCGCCACGGCGGACGCGTGGTGGCCCGGCACGACCTGCTCCGGGAGGTGTGGGGTCCCCAGTACGTGGACGAGGCCGCCTACCTGCGGGTGTACGTCGCCCAGCTGCGTCGCAAGCTCGAGGAACGTCCCGCCACCCCGCGGCACCTGCTCACGGAGCCAGGGGTCGGCTACCGGTTCGAGCCGTGAGCACGCCGTGCGTCGGCCTCACGCCGCCAGGTCCCGGCGACGCAGCGCGACGGCACCCGCCGCGACCAGTGCGGCCGCCACGAGCGTCAGCAGCGCCAGGGGAGCGACGGTGACCGGCTCGGCAGGCGCCAGGGGGACCAGCGAGAACGGCGCCGCGTCCAGCACCGCGGGCGGCAGGTCGAGCAGCGGCCCGTAGATCCCGACGACGATCGAGGCCACCAGCAGCACCCAGAGCCACCACGTGCCGGCGCGCAGCCCGTGCGCCAGCGCGGCCAGCCCGACGAAGCACAGCACGACCGGCAGGTAGGTCAGCGCGGCCAGGGTGAACTCGCCGACGAGGTCCCCGTCGCCGACCGCGCTCGCGGCCCCGGCCCCGAGCGCCAGGCCGGACACCAGCAGCAGGGTGGCCGAGCCCAGCAGCGTCACCCGGAGCGACGCGCCCAGCCATGCCGCGCGGCTGACCGCCGCGGCCAGGACCACGCCCGTGCGGCCCTCGTCCTCCTCGCGGTTGAGGTGGTTCACCGCGACGACCCCGTACACCGCCACGGCCATGGCGAAGAACGCGAGGAAGGCGGCCAGGGTCGAGCGCAGCACGTCGCCCCCGTCCGTGCCGCCGAAGACCTGGGCGAGCTCGGGCTGGGCCTCGAACCCGTCCACGACCCCCTGCGCCATCGACCCGGTCAGTCCGGCGAACACGGCCAGCCCCACGGCCCACCACACGATGGTCGCGCCCTCGGTGCGCAGCAGCAGGCCCGTGGGGTGCAGCAGCCCGCGACGTGCGGTCGCGCGACCCCGTCGGGCCGGGAGGAGGGCGGCGCCGACGTCGCGACGACCCACGAGGGTGAACGCCACCGCGACGAGCGCCACGGCCACGACGACGCCGAGCAGCAGCGGCCACCAGCGCAGATCGACGAACGCGCGGGTCTGCTGCGCCCAGCCGACGGGCGATGCCCAGGACAGGGCGCTGCCACCCGGCCCCGCGGCGTCGCCGACGCCGCGCAGCACGTAGGCCAGACCCAGCAGCCCGCCCGCCATGCCCGACGCGGTGCGCGCGTGCGCCCCGAGCTGGGCCGTGACCGCGGCGACGGAGCCGAACACGAGACCGACCACGGCGGCGCCCGCGGCGACCGCCAGGGAGTCGAGCGGCGCGAGGTCGTTCGCGACCAGGGCGGCGAGCAGGACGGCGGCGACCGCCAGGTTCGCGATCACGAGCAGGCCCAGGGCCGCGGCGAGCGGTGCGTCGCGCCCGACGGCGCCGGCGCGCACGAGGTCGGAGCGGCCGGTCTCCTCGTCCGCTCGGGTGTGGCGCACGACCAGCAGGAGCGACATCAGCGCGACCGCCACGGCGATCATCCCGAGCAGCTCGTTGGCGATCATGACGCCGAGCGTGTAGTCGTCCAGGCCGTAGCCCGGACCCGTCATGAAGGCGCCCGAGGGCTCGCGCATGATCGCGGCGCGCGTCTCCAGCGCGGCGGCGTCCGGGTAGGCCGCGGGGATCGCCGCGGCCATGTAGCCGACGAGCGCGGCGACGCTTCCTGCCCATACCGCGATGCGGACGCGGTCGCGACGCAGCCCGAACCGCAGCAGGCGGCCCGTGCCGGTGAACGTCGAGCCGCCGGCCGGGCCCCTGCGGGGCGTGGTGGTGCGCGTGGGTGTGAGCGTGGTCATCGTGCACCGCCCGTCGTGCCGGTCGCGCCGGCTCCCGTCGTGGCGCCGTCGTAGTGGTGGATGAACAGCTCCTCGAGCGTCGGGGGGGTGACCGCGAGGTCTCTGATGCCGGCGGCGGCCAGCACGCCCATGACGCGGGACAGGGCGGTGTCGTCGACCGTGAACGTCAGGGTCCCGGAGTCCGCGACGACGTCGTGCACGCCGTCGATGCGGCCGACGGGGTCCGGGTCCTGGGTCGTGGTGACGCGGACCGTGCTGCGCGTCAGGTGGCGCATCTCGGCGAGCGTGCCGCTCTGGACCGTACGGCCGGCGCGGATGATCGTGACCCGGTCGCACAGCTTCTCGACCTCGGCGAGGATGTGGCTCGAGAGCAGCACCGTGGTGCCGCGGGCGGTCGCCTCGGTGACGCACTCCTGGAAGGTGCGCTCCATGAGCGGGTCCAGGCCGGACGTCGGCTCGTCCAGCACGAGCAGCTCGGCGTCGCCGGCGAGGGCCGCGACGAGCGCGACCTTCTGGCGGTTGCCCTTGGAGTAGGTCCGGGTCCGGCGGGTCGGGTCGAGGTCGAACCGCTCGAGCAGCTCGGCCCGTCGGCCCGGGTCGGGCCGCCCGCGCAGGTGGGTGAGCAGGTCGATGACCTCCCCGCCCGTCAGCTGCGGCCACAGGCTGACGTCGCCCGGGACGTAGGCCAGACGTCGGTGCAGGGTGACCGCGTCGGCCCACGGGTCGGCGCCGAAGAGCCGGACGGTGCCGGCGTCCGCGCGCAGCAGGCCGAGCAGGACCCGGATGGTCGTGGACTTGCCGGAGCCGTTCGGCCCGAGGAACCCGTGGACCTCGCCGGCCGCGACCGTGAGGTCGAGCTCGTCGAGGGCGCGGACGGTGCCGAAGGACTTGGTCAGAGCCTGCACGTCGATGACTGAGGACATGGTTCTTCGCTCTCTCTTGCTCATTCGTGGAAGGCGGCCGGAACGGGTCGTCGGCGAGGCGTCGCGCCTCGCCGGATCAGGCGCTGCGTGCAGCGTCGGGCCCGCTCGGCGGATCGCTCACGTAGAGCAGGTACGCGTCGAGCATCGTGTTGTCCGTCATCAGGCCGTGCGTGAAGAGCTCGACGGCCGGCAGCATCATCCGGTCCCGGTAGCCGTGCAGCAGGCCGACCAGGTCGGTGGGGTCGGTCGGGGCGTTCAGGGTCAGGTCGAGCAGCAGCGCGCCCAGGCCCTGCACCGTGAGGTACCGGGCGCGTGCCTGCTCGTCGCGGCTCGGCCGGATCGTGCCGGCCGCGACACCGTGCGCCAGGTAGACCTCGGCGTCCGCGACGAACTGGTCGACGAAGTGCCGGGCGAGGTCGCCGCCCGCCTGCAGGCTGCGCAGGGCGTACCCGACGACGGACGCGTGCTCGTCCATCGAGGCCAGCTGCAGGAGCAGGTCCGGCGCGCTCGTGGAGGCGAGCGCGCGCTCTTTCGCGTCGCGGACGGTCGCCAGCACGTGGGCGTCGCACGCTGCCCGCAGCCCGTCCTTGGATCCGAAGTGGTGCAGGATCAGCGCCGCGCTGACGCCCGCGTCCTCGGCGACGACGCGCAGGCCCACCCCGAAGCCGTCGCGGGCGTAGCGCGCGACGGCGGCGTCGCGGATCCGCGCACGTGCGGTGAGGTCCTCGACGGCGGAGCGTCCTGAACGCATGTTCCGTATGCTAAACGAGCGTTCAGGCCCAGGGCAAGGGTATGAGCCGGACCCGGCAGGCCCACGCCTCTATGATCGTCGCGGCGCCCGACCGGGCGCAGACCCCGACCTGAAGGACCTTCCGTGCTGCGCACCCACACCGCCGGCTCGCTGCGGGCCGAGCACATCGGCACCACCGTCACCCTCACGGGCTGGGTGGACCGGCGTCGCGATCACGGCGGGGTCGCGTTCGTCGACCTGCGGGACGCCTCGGGCATCGCCCAGGTCGTCGTCCGCGACGAGAGCGTGGCGCACGGGCTGCGCGCCGAGTACGTGCTGCAGGTCACCGGTGAGGTCGGGCGGCGCCCCGCGGGCAACGAGAACCCGAACCTCGTGACCGGTGAGGTCGAGGTCGTCGCGCACGAGGTCGTCGTCCTCAACGAGTCCGCACCGCTGCCCTTCCAGGTCTCGGCGTCCGTCGACGAGCAGCCCGGTGAGGAGGCCCGCCTGCGCTACCGCTACCTCGACCTGCGCCGGCCGGCGCCGTCCCACGCGCTGCGCCTGCGCGCCCAGGTCAACCGCGCCGCCCGCCGGGTGCTCGACGAGCGCGGCTTCGTCGAGGTCGAGACGCCCACCCTGACGCGCTCGACGCCCGAGGGTGCCCGCGACTTCGTCGTGCCCGCGCGCCTGGCCCCGGGCTCCTGGTACGCCCTGCCGCAGTCCCCGCAGCTCTTCAAGCAGCTGCTCATGGTCGGCGGCCTGGAGCGGTACTACCAGATCGCCCGCTGCTACCGCGACGAGGACTTCCGCGCCGACCGCCAGCCGGAGTTCACGCAGCTCGACGTCGAAGCCAGCTTCGTCGACCAGGACGACGTCATCGAGCTCGCCGAGGCGGTGCTCACGTCCCTGTGGGAGCTCATCGGGGAGACCGTCCCGACGCCGATCCCGCGCATGACGTACGCCGACGCGATGCGCCGGTACGGCACCGACAAGCCGGACCTGCGGTTCGGCCTGGAGCTGAGCGACCTCACCGCGTACTTCGCCGACACCCCGTTCCGCGTGTTCCAGGCGCCGCACGTGGGCGCCGTCGTGCAGCCCGGTGGGGCGAGCACGCCCCGGCGCGGCTTCGACGCGTGGCAGGACTGGGCCAAGCAGCGCGGCGCCAAGGGTCTGGCCTACGTGACGATCGGCGAGGACGGCGAGCTCGGCGGTCCCGTCGCCAAGAACCTCACCGACACCGAGCGTGCGGGGCTCGCGGCCGCCGTGGGAGCCGAGCCGGGAGACGCGGTGTTCTTCGCGGCCGGCAAGCAGACCGAGGCGCGCGCGCTCCTGGGTGCGGCGCGCCTGGAGATCGGCCGCCGCGGCGGCCTGATCGACGAGGCCGCGTGGTCGTTCCTGTGGGTCGTCGACGCCCCGCTGTTCAAGCCCACCGGCGAGGACGACGACGTCGCGGTCGGCGGCGGCGCGTGGACCGCCGTGCACCACGCCTTCACCTCGCCGACCCCGGAGTGGATCGACCGCTTCGAGGAGGCACCGGGCGAGGCGCTGGCCTACGCGTACGACATCGTCTGCAACGGCAACGAGATCGGCGGCGGGTCGATCCGTATCCACCGCCGCGACGTGCAGCAGCGCGTCTTCGAGGTCATGGGGATCGGTGCGGCCGAGGCGCAGGAGAAGTTCGGGTTCCTGCTCGACGCCTTCGCGTTCGGCGCCCCGCCGCACGGCGGCATCGCGTTCGGCTGGGACCGCATCGTGACCCTGCTGACCCGGTCCGACTCGATCCGCGAGGTCATCGCGTTCCCCAAGTCCGGCGGCGGCTACGACCCGCTGACCGGTGCGCCCGCCCCGATCTCGCCCGAGCAGCGCCGCGAGACCGGCGTCGACGCCAGGGCCAAGGCCGACGCCACCGCGAAGGCCGCCGCGCAGGCGTGAGCGAGGAGCTCCTCGCCCGGCTGCCGGCCGCGCTGCGGACCCGGCGCGACGTCCTCGACTGCCGGGACCGGTGGGCCGGCGCCCGGGTGCTCGCGGCGACCACCGCCGCGGTCGTGCTCGTCGGGGACCGGCCCGCCGGACCCGAGGCGTGGGCGATCGGCGACGAGCACGACCTCGCGCGGCTCGTCGCCGACGCCCTGACCGGGTACGGGCCGGGACTGCGCTGGGCGACCGTGCCGCGGGCCGTGACCGTGCCGGACGACGCGCTCGCCGCGGCCGGCCTCGTGCCGGCGACCCGCTGGGACCGGCTCTCGAGCGACGTCCCCCCCGCGCGACAGCCGGGGGAGGAGGTCGTCGTCGGGCTCGACGCCCTGGGGGACCGGGCCGCGATCGACGTGTGCCTCGACGTCGCCAACCCGACCACGCACGCCCGCCCGGGCGCGCCCGACGACGCCGCCTGGTGGGGGGTCCGCGACGCCGCCGACCACCTGCTCGGCGTCATCGGGGTCGCGATGCGTCCCGGGACGCACGCACCCGTGATGCACCTGCACGGGCTCGGGGTCGTCCCCGCCGCCCGGGGCCGGGGGCTCGGCGCGGCGCTCGCCGCGACCGCGACCCGCCGGGCGCTCGCCGACGGAGCCCCCTGGGTGTCCCTCGGCATGTACGCGGACAACGTGCCCGCGCGCCGGGTCTACTCCGCGCTGGGATTCCGCGTCGACGTCGAGAACGCCGGTTACGGCCCTCCGGGAGCGACCCGCCCCTAGGCCGATGGGTGGGTGCGGTCCCGCCCGCCCGCGAGCACCCGCGCGAGCGGGCGTCGCCCCTGGCGGGTCCGGCGACGCAGGACGTCGACGGTCGCGACGACGAGCACGCCCGCGGCGTAGGCGAGCAGGTCCCACGCGACGAACGTCGAGCCCAGCACGTACGCGGCCGGGGGCCACGCCGCGACGGCCGCGGCCGGGACCGGGGTGAGCTGCGCGAGCTCCACGGCGACGCACACGGCGAGAGCCGACGCGGCAGCCGTCGCCGCGCGGGCGCAAGGGGCGACGAGGAGTGCGAGCAGGTGCACGAGAGCGGCGTACAGCGCACCGCCGGCGAGGTCGGCGGCGATGTCGTCCCCCTGCGACACCGCGAGCCCGGTGACGAGCACGGCAAGCGCGGCGACCGCGAGCGGCGTCCGTCGGCGCGCCGGGCGGGGCGCGCCGGAACGTGCGGGGGACGACGTCACGTGCGGACCGTACCCGTACCCGGCGCGTGCGTCAGTGGAGGATCGCGAACCGCTCGTACACCCGTCGCAGCGGCCGCGGGGCCCACCAGTTGGCACGGTCGAGGATCGTCATGGTCGCGGGTACCAGGAGCAGCCGCACGACCGTCGCGTCGATGAACACCGCGAACGCGAGCGCGAAGCCGACCTGCTTGATGACGACGAGGTCACCGGCGACGAAGCCCGCGAACACCACGACGATGATCGCCGCGGCCGACGTGATGATCCGGCCGGAGCGCTGCAGCCCCAGCCGCACGGCCCGGTCGGTCGCCATCCCCTCGTCGTGCAGCTCCTTCACGCGCGCCAGCAGGAAGACCTCGTAGTCCATCGCCAGCCCGAACGCGAACGCCGCGACGAGCGCCAGCACGTACGTCTCGATGCCGCCGGTCGACGTGAAGCCCAGCAGACCCTCGAGGTTCCCGTCCTGGAACACCCACACGAGCACCCCGAGAGACGCCAGGATCGAGAGCACGTTCGTCAGCAGCGCCTTGACCGGGATCACGACGGAGCCCGTCATGAGGAACAGCAGCAGCAGCGTGGCCGCCCCCACGATCCCCAGGGCGAGGCCGGCGCGGTCCACCAATGCCTGCGTGAAGTCGATCTGCGACGCCGCCTGACCCACGACCCACCGTTCGAACGGGGCGTCCAGGGAGCGGATCTCGCGCACCACGTCGGCGGCGACCGGGCCCCCGGGGTCCGTGGTGTCGGGCCGGACGCCGATGACGACGTGCGCGCCCAGCGCGGCGGGCGGGTCCACGGACTCGACTCCCGGCAGGTCCTCGACCTCGGCGGCCCACGCCGTCGCGTCCGCGAGCGACGTCGCGGCGACGACCGTGACCGCGGGCGACGCCGCCGCGGGGTAGTTCTCCTCGAGGTCCGACACGTACTCGCGCTGGGTCGTGCCCTGCGGCAGGAGCTCGAGGCCGCTGATCCGCAGCTCCATGCGCAGCAGCGGCAGGGCCAGCAGGGTCAGGAGCGCGACGCAGCCGAGCATCACCCACCACGGGTGGCGCTGCACGCGCCCGGCCAGAGCCGAGAACGCGCCCTCCTCGACCTGGACGTCCGACGCGCGTCGCAGCACCGGGACGCGCGTCAGCAGGCCCGGGCGGACCAGGCGGCGCCCGACCATCGTCAGGAGCGCGGGGACGAGCGTGATCGCGGTGGCCGCGGCGACCAGCACGACCGCGACGCCGCCGGCACCGATCGCTCGCAGGATGTCGGGGCGGAACACGAGCAGACCGGCGATCGACACCGCCACCGTCACCGCGGAGAACACCACGGTGCGGCCCGCGGTGGCCATCGTGCGCTCGACGGCCGCCACGACCGGGCCGTCGCCGCGGCGCCGTCGGCTGCCCGCACCGCCGTCGGCGTCGACGAGCCGGTGCAGCTCCTCGCGGAACCGCGAGACGATCAGCAGGCCGTAGTCGATCGACAGACCGAGGCCCAGCACCGTGACCACGTTGACCACCGACGCGTCGACGTCCATCACGTACGTGAGC encodes the following:
- a CDS encoding TetR/AcrR family transcriptional regulator; the protein is MRSGRSAVEDLTARARIRDAAVARYARDGFGVGLRVVAEDAGVSAALILHHFGSKDGLRAACDAHVLATVRDAKERALASTSAPDLLLQLASMDEHASVVGYALRSLQAGGDLARHFVDQFVADAEVYLAHGVAAGTIRPSRDEQARARYLTVQGLGALLLDLTLNAPTDPTDLVGLLHGYRDRMMLPAVELFTHGLMTDNTMLDAYLLYVSDPPSGPDAARSA
- the aspS gene encoding aspartate--tRNA ligase gives rise to the protein MLRTHTAGSLRAEHIGTTVTLTGWVDRRRDHGGVAFVDLRDASGIAQVVVRDESVAHGLRAEYVLQVTGEVGRRPAGNENPNLVTGEVEVVAHEVVVLNESAPLPFQVSASVDEQPGEEARLRYRYLDLRRPAPSHALRLRAQVNRAARRVLDERGFVEVETPTLTRSTPEGARDFVVPARLAPGSWYALPQSPQLFKQLLMVGGLERYYQIARCYRDEDFRADRQPEFTQLDVEASFVDQDDVIELAEAVLTSLWELIGETVPTPIPRMTYADAMRRYGTDKPDLRFGLELSDLTAYFADTPFRVFQAPHVGAVVQPGGASTPRRGFDAWQDWAKQRGAKGLAYVTIGEDGELGGPVAKNLTDTERAGLAAAVGAEPGDAVFFAAGKQTEARALLGAARLEIGRRGGLIDEAAWSFLWVVDAPLFKPTGEDDDVAVGGGAWTAVHHAFTSPTPEWIDRFEEAPGEALAYAYDIVCNGNEIGGGSIRIHRRDVQQRVFEVMGIGAAEAQEKFGFLLDAFAFGAPPHGGIAFGWDRIVTLLTRSDSIREVIAFPKSGGGYDPLTGAPAPISPEQRRETGVDARAKADATAKAAAQA
- a CDS encoding ABC transporter permease, with protein sequence MTTLTPTRTTTPRRGPAGGSTFTGTGRLLRFGLRRDRVRIAVWAGSVAALVGYMAAAIPAAYPDAAALETRAAIMREPSGAFMTGPGYGLDDYTLGVMIANELLGMIAVAVALMSLLLVVRHTRADEETGRSDLVRAGAVGRDAPLAAALGLLVIANLAVAAVLLAALVANDLAPLDSLAVAAGAAVVGLVFGSVAAVTAQLGAHARTASGMAGGLLGLAYVLRGVGDAAGPGGSALSWASPVGWAQQTRAFVDLRWWPLLLGVVVAVALVAVAFTLVGRRDVGAALLPARRGRATARRGLLHPTGLLLRTEGATIVWWAVGLAVFAGLTGSMAQGVVDGFEAQPELAQVFGGTDGGDVLRSTLAAFLAFFAMAVAVYGVVAVNHLNREEDEGRTGVVLAAAVSRAAWLGASLRVTLLGSATLLLVSGLALGAGAASAVGDGDLVGEFTLAALTYLPVVLCFVGLAALAHGLRAGTWWLWVLLVASIVVGIYGPLLDLPPAVLDAAPFSLVPLAPAEPVTVAPLALLTLVAAALVAAGAVALRRRDLAA
- a CDS encoding MMPL family transporter, whose product is MTRVFARLGRTVAHHPRLTVVVWLVLTVVGYATAVQGLHGENLFDRVATGSPGVPGAESTRGQQILADERTTGPGVNLVLSGLDPTDPELAEALAPARDDLAAVAGVLSVIDPLQLPGGVTNPAAAPLTAQDGEGFLVVVELEPDLLADEQARALDDVEQRLRAVPDDLRPIAPDVRGVVGAEHLIVDEITEQVEEDLRTGEIVALPIALLIMIVVFGGFLAAAMPMAGALASIAGGLGALLALTYVMDVDASVVNVVTVLGLGLSIDYGLLIVSRFREELHRLVDADGGAGSRRRRGDGPVVAAVERTMATAGRTVVFSAVTVAVSIAGLLVFRPDILRAIGAGGVAVVLVAAATAITLVPALLTMVGRRLVRPGLLTRVPVLRRASDVQVEEGAFSALAGRVQRHPWWVMLGCVALLTLLALPLLRMELRISGLELLPQGTTQREYVSDLEENYPAAASPAVTVVAATSLADATAWAAEVEDLPGVESVDPPAALGAHVVIGVRPDTTDPGGPVAADVVREIRSLDAPFERWVVGQAASQIDFTQALVDRAGLALGIVGAATLLLLFLMTGSVVIPVKALLTNVLSILASLGVLVWVFQDGNLEGLLGFTSTGGIETYVLALVAAFAFGLAMDYEVFLLARVKELHDEGMATDRAVRLGLQRSGRIITSAAAIIVVVFAGFVAGDLVVIKQVGFALAFAVFIDATVVRLLLVPATMTILDRANWWAPRPLRRVYERFAILH
- a CDS encoding response regulator, giving the protein MTRLLLVEDDAALVGILELTLPAHGFEVHATGLGGHALHVARTFQPDVAVVDLGLPDVDGLEVVRALRALSDIPVLVLSARDTQHDKVGALDVGADDYVTKPFGMDELLARLRAALRRVAPGDRAIVFRTDHLTIDRAARRVERDGARVHLTPTEWGVLEVLMRHGGRVVARHDLLREVWGPQYVDEAAYLRVYVAQLRRKLEERPATPRHLLTEPGVGYRFEP
- a CDS encoding DUF4118 domain-containing protein; this encodes MPSRGSARELVRGVLPGRVARRRRVAGFALALLGLPLGSVLLLAARDQAALGSVLLVYLLGVVVVSAVGGLLPGLVSAAASFALANWFFTPPFHTLTVARRDTLVELVVFAAVAVVVAATVELAARDRQRYQHDLDVQRARTRELAAADRVRAALLASVGHDLRTPLASTKAAVSSLRQPGVQWPDDARARLLETIEDSTDRLTRLVANLLDMTRLRSDAVTVRTTAVALDEVVSRAVLHEHLAHVDVVVADDLPLVVVDPGLLERVLENLVENAVRFSPPGVRVELRADVRDAGAAEGAAPGGAPPSVELAVVDHGPGIPPERWEQVFTPFQRLDDRDAGSHVGLGLAIAQGLSEAMAVRLSPSTTPGGGLTMTLRLPTAAP
- a CDS encoding ABC transporter ATP-binding protein, with product MSSVIDVQALTKSFGTVRALDELDLTVAAGEVHGFLGPNGSGKSTTIRVLLGLLRADAGTVRLFGADPWADAVTLHRRLAYVPGDVSLWPQLTGGEVIDLLTHLRGRPDPGRRAELLERFDLDPTRRTRTYSKGNRQKVALVAALAGDAELLVLDEPTSGLDPLMERTFQECVTEATARGTTVLLSSHILAEVEKLCDRVTIIRAGRTVQSGTLAEMRHLTRSTVRVTTTQDPDPVGRIDGVHDVVADSGTLTFTVDDTALSRVMGVLAAAGIRDLAVTPPTLEELFIHHYDGATTGAGATGTTGGAR
- a CDS encoding DUF2809 domain-containing protein, producing the protein MTSSPARSGAPRPARRRTPLAVAALAVLVTGLAVSQGDDIAADLAGGALYAALVHLLALLVAPCARAATAAASALAVCVAVELAQLTPVPAAAVAAWPPAAYVLGSTFVAWDLLAYAAGVLVVATVDVLRRRTRQGRRPLARVLAGGRDRTHPSA
- a CDS encoding GNAT family N-acetyltransferase; translated protein: MSEELLARLPAALRTRRDVLDCRDRWAGARVLAATTAAVVLVGDRPAGPEAWAIGDEHDLARLVADALTGYGPGLRWATVPRAVTVPDDALAAAGLVPATRWDRLSSDVPPARQPGEEVVVGLDALGDRAAIDVCLDVANPTTHARPGAPDDAAWWGVRDAADHLLGVIGVAMRPGTHAPVMHLHGLGVVPAARGRGLGAALAATATRRALADGAPWVSLGMYADNVPARRVYSALGFRVDVENAGYGPPGATRP